The following proteins come from a genomic window of Pleuronectes platessa chromosome 2, fPlePla1.1, whole genome shotgun sequence:
- the hemk1 gene encoding MTRF1L release factor glutamine methyltransferase, translated as MWRRSLGAGCRLFGCRSAGPKGIWGSSAVRACSAPVLPALSITALQAMDSWRKHFEERGVPEPEESSHYIMAHLFGAKTIQSVEQGKLTEFLSREETEQMWKLCTRRLSRMPVQYVIEEWDFRDLTLKMRPPVFIPRPETEELVELVLTDLETMCGTEDALDALHTCVEVGCGSGAISLSLLRSLPQLKAIAVDQSQQAVDLTRENALRLGLQDRLQIHHIDVMKDPEAALSLCTRASALVSNPPYLFSEDMSKLEPEILRFEDPSALDGGEDGLNVIKQILTMAPKILSDHGRAYLEVDPRHPSLIQQWVEVNVKELRYVETRHDITGRPRFCILQKRELIQGPRAGSGLRN; from the exons ATGTGGAGGAGGTCACTGGGTGCAGGCTGCAGGCTGTTTGGCTGCAGGAGCGCTGGACCAAAG GGAAtctggggctccagtgctgtgCGAGCATGCAGCGCTCCCGTCCTACCTGCACTCAGCATCACAGCCCTCCAGGCCATGGATTCATGGAGGAAGCACtttgaggagagaggagtgcCGGAGCCTGAAGAGTCCAGCCACTACATCATGGCACATTTGTTCGGGGCCAAAACT ATACAAAGTGTGGAGCAGGGGAAGCTAACAGAGTTCCTCAGCCgagaggaaacagagcagaTGTGGAAGCTCTGCACCAGACGTCTCTCCAG aatgCCTGTGCAGTATGTGATTGAGGAGTGGGACTTCAGGGATTTGACCCTGAAGATGAGGCCTCCTGTGTTCATACCCAGACCAGAAACAGAG GAGTTGGTTGAACTTGTGCTCACTGATCTGGAGACGATGTGTGGGACTGAAGATGCTCTGGACGCTCTGCACACGTGTGTGGAAGTGGGATGTGGCTCCGGAGCCATTTCTCTCAGCCTCCTGAGGAGTCTGCCTCAG CTTAAAGCCATCGCGGTGGATCAGAGCCAGCAGGCAGTGGATTTAACAAGGGAGAACGCTTTAAG GTTGGGGCTTCAGGACCGATTACAGATCCATCATATAGATGTGATGAAAG ATCCAGAAGCTGCGTTGAGTCTCTGCACTCGTGCTTCTGCTCTGGTCAGTAATCCTCCGTACCTGTTCTCTGAGGATATGTCCAAGTTGGAACCGGAAATTCTCAG GTTTGAGGACCCGTCTGCTCTGGATGGAGGTGAGGATGGCCTAAATGTGATCAAACAGATTTTGACTATGGCTCCAAAGATTCTGTCAGATCATGG ACGTGCTTACTTAGAGGTGGACCCCAGACACCCCTCGCTCATTCAGCAGTGGGTGGAGGTGAATGTGAAAGAGCTGCGTTATGTTGAGACAAGACATGACATCACCGGCAG gcCTCGGTTCTGTATCCTCCAGAAAAGAGAACTCATACAAGGACCACGAGCTGGATCTGGATTGAGAAACTGA
- the zmynd10 gene encoding zinc finger MYND domain-containing protein 10, which translates to MESVIVPAEAEGFVQSLETFSIKAVGSARWFRQHEYIEKLNMQAILNASAMRDEFIKELLVSYEKIPLLVHEMILVEVWKQKVFPILCQLQDFNPKSTFHLYMVIHHEATIINLLETIMFHKDSCEAADDAVLDLVDYCHRKLTLLASKAIRENTTAQINLKDKTDISSIEELQIQMVALEFEISLKAVSVLRYITDHTNSISVINRMLCTHNLPCVLVQLIDCCPWSRCREGEVEKYMNSKWQKIPVDDHLKMTKLDGQVWISLHNLLLKEDCQRKYDLNRFNKNQMLKLRGFLTEVLVDQLPNLVELQRFLAQLAVTDPGPPKKELVLEQIPEIWNHIVSENSGKWKAIAKYQVKETFNPSENDLRLHAERLAQTYNLDVMESLLPEKPKCGGCGKEAAKRCSRCQGEWYCNRECQVKHWPKHKKACQLMVEATEKIQMDLHINN; encoded by the exons ATGGAGTCAGTGATCGTTCCTGCCGAGGCGGAGGGGTTCGTTCAGAGTCTGGAAACTTTCTCCATCAAGGCCGTGGGCTCTGCGAG GTGGTTCAGACAGCATGAGTACATCGAGAAACTGAACATGCAAGCGATCCTGAACGCCTCTGCCATGCGGGATGAGTTCATCAAGGAGCTGCTGGTGTCATATGAGAAG ATCCCTCTCCTGGTCCATGAGATGATCCTGGTAGAGGTGTGGAAGCAGAAGGTGTTCCCCATCCTATGTCAGCTGCAGGACTTCAATCCTAAGAGCACATTTCATCTTTACATGGTG ATCCACCACGAGGCTACAATCATTAACCTTCTGGAAACGATCATGTTCCACAAG GATTCCTGTGAGGCAGCGGATGACGCTGTTCTTGATTTGGTGGATTATTGCCACCGGAAACTCACCCTGCTGGCCAGCAAGGCAATCAGGGAGAACACTACAGCTCAGATCAACCTGAAAGATAAAACAGATATATCCTCCATAGAG GAGTTGCAGATTCAAATGGTTGCACTGGAGTTTGAGATCTCGCTGAaggctgtgtctgtgctgcGCTACATCACAGATCACACCAACAG tatCAGTGTCATCAACCGCATGCTGTGCACCCATAACCTGCCTTGTGTGCTGGTTCAGCTGATCGACTGCTGCCCATGGAGTCGCTGCAGAGAAG GTGAGGTGGAGAAGTACATGAACAGCAAGTGGCAGAAGATTCCTGTGGACGACCATTTAAAGATGACAAAACTTGACGGCCAGGTCTGGATCTCGCTTCACAATCTGCTGCTAAAGGAAGATTGCCAAAGAAAATACGACTTAAACAGATTCAACAAGAATCAGATGCTGAAG CTGCGAGGTTTCTTGACAGAGGTGCTGGTTGATCAGCTGCCAaacctggtggagctgcagcgtTTCCTTGCTCAGCTCGCGGTCACAGATCCAGGCCCTCCGAAAAAAGAGCTTGTTTTGGAGCAG ATCCCCGAAATCTGGAACCACATTGTGAGTGAGAACTCTGGGAAGTGGAAGGCAATAGCAAAGTATCAAGTGAAAGAAACGTTCAACCCGTCTGAAAATGACCTGAGACTACATGCAGAGAG gTTGGCTCAGACGTACAACTTGGATGTGATGGAGAGTTTACTCCCTGAGAAGCCAAAGTGTGGAGGCTGTGGGAAAGAGGCCGCAAAGAGATGCTCTCGCTGTCAGGGGGAGTGGTACTGTAATAG AGAATGTCAGGTGAAGCACTGGCCGAAACACAAGAAAGCGTGTCAGCTCATGGTCGAGGCCACAGAGAAGATCCAGATGGATCTGCACATCAATAACTGA
- the nprl2 gene encoding GATOR complex protein NPRL2 yields the protein MSSRIECIFFSEFHPTLGPKITYQVPEEYISRELFDTVQVYIITKPELQNKLITVTAMGKKLIGCPVCIEHKKYSRNALLFNLGLVCDAQTNTCALEPIVKKLSGYLTTLELESSFISNEESKQKLLPIMSTLMEELNATGACTLPIDKSNTIHLKLILLRKEPPIVQEFDVPVFTNCKEHFNKSQWDLTTQQILPYIDGFRHIQKISAEADVELNLVRIAVQNLMYYGVVTLVSIYQYSNVYCTTPKVQSLIDDKSIQEECLNYVTKQGQKRAGLRDVFQLYCGLSPGTTVRDLCSRYSQQLQRVDERRLIQFGLMKSLIRRLQKYPVKVIRDERSRPPRLFTGCHSYDEICCKTGISYQELDERLENDSSIVVCWK from the exons ATGAGCTCGAGAATAGAGTGTATATTCTTCAGTGAGTTTCATCCCACTCTGGGACCGAAGATCACATATCAG GTTCCAGAGGAATACATCTCACGGGAGCTCTTTGACACAGTTCAGGTTTATATCATCACCAAGCCAGAACtgcaaaacaaattaataacagT CACCGCCATGGGAAAGAAGTTAATCGGATGTCCTGTGTGCATCGAACACAAGAAGTACAGCAGAAACGCCCTCCTGTTTAACCTCGGCCTCGTCTGTGATGCCCAGACCAACACGTGTGCCCTGGAGCCGATAGTGAAGAAGCTGTCTGGATACCTCACGACTCTGGAG CTGGAGAGCAGCTTCATTTCCAACGAGGAGAGCAAGCAGAAACTTTTACCCATCATGTCGACCTTGATGGAGGAACTCAATGCCACAGGAGCCTGTACCTTACCCATCG ACAAGTCAAATACCATCCACCTTAAACTGATATTGCTGCGGAAGGAACCCCCGATTGTCCAGGAGTTCGATGTCCCAGTTTTCACAAACTGTAAAGAGCATTTTAACAAATCTCAGTGGGATCTCACCACTCAACAG ATCCTGCCTTATATTGATGGATTCAGACACATCCAGAAGATTTCAGCGGAAGCCGATGTGGAGCTGAATCTTGTTCGTATTGCGGTGCAGAATCTCAT GTATTACGGTGTTGTGACTCTGGTGTCGATATACCAG TACTCTAATGTGTACTGCACCACCCCCAAAGTCCAGAGCCTCATAGACGACAAGTCCATTCAGGAGGAGTGCCTCAACTACGTGACCAAGCAGG GTCAAAAGCGAGCCGGCCTGAGAGACGTGTTCCAGCTGTACTGTGGTCTGAGTCCAGGCACCACAGTTCGAGACCTTTGCTCTCGCTACTCGCAGCAGCTTCAAAGGGTGGATGAGAG GAGGCTGATTCAGTTCGGACTGATGAAGTCTCTGATTCGTCGGCTGCAGAAATATCCGGTGAAGGTGATCCGGGACGAGAGGAGCCGGCCGCCTCGACTCTTCACCGGTTGTCACAGTTATGATGAGATCTGTTGCAAAACAG GGATCAGTTACCAGGAGCTGGACGAACGTTTGGAGAATGACTCCAGCATCGTGGTGTGCTGGAAGTGa